From Lolium perenne isolate Kyuss_39 chromosome 5, Kyuss_2.0, whole genome shotgun sequence, a single genomic window includes:
- the LOC127300304 gene encoding nonsense-mediated mRNA decay factor SMG7, producing the protein MMTVPMDSTAAPPPHDLAKRLFKKNAELKSLLEKSAQSKVPSDPNIWLQMRENFEKMILADHDFCEKHEIEYILWQLHYKRIEEFRHHISTAGSAAAQNGKSSANAERIKRIKSAFRGFLSEASGFYHDLMFKIKSTYGLPVGYFSESPDNAANNDKKADDVKKALVSCHRCLIYLGDLARYKGMFGDGDSATREYAAASSYYKEAAAICPSSGNPHHQLAILASYSSNEVVAVYRYFRSLAVDTPFSTARDNLILAFEKNRQSYAQLPSNNKVATARTLPPRSAGRGRGRGEIRFQPKDVNTEAASKEREQSMPDTLKSFFVRFVRLNGILFTRTSLETFEELFDMVRNDLKILLSSGPSEELNFGSDAAENALAMVRLVAILIFTVHNVRKEPDSQSYAEIVQRRVLLQNAFTAAFEFVGRILKRCSELRDIASSFYLPAIVVYIEWLACHPELAADSEMDEKHANARSFFWNQCVSLMNKLILTNLASFDCDDDEACFFDMSVYEEGETGNRLALWEDFELRGFLPLVPAQLILDFSNKHTFGNDGSTKEKKARAQRILSAGKALLSFVQIDQLRIFFDPSSRKFVLAKEPPVFEAAISTRRSSNAPAANAVELEHETVSRFDAVAANVGAMQAGVQLCSEGEDDEEIVFKPTASEKFPKVLTEQPINGYIQPVQMSTAGWPTIAIQSTASVSAPGNGNVSGPLPMSSVGWAPNGVQEVIPSNVPISSPYEFVQPVGIPTSSWASNGAPLGPLNTIPAFSGVVSDPRVSASMIPQMNGPDYLKSLFEQEKLLMMGLNNVNLAGNGFLDQRFQGGLSGLQSMGYSPHVSVESGRNNASLMHNQAKANEETIPSTSDSIVPSVAASGGVTMKLTDAPETVSKKNPVSRPSRPVGPPPGFNHVTPKRHDEFASLGKLQHQQIDDYSWLDGYQPSVDYVHNARAIYPDVSTTTSAFTPPFPFPGKQQVSGVHAQTANEKTWQDFHLFDPAKQNMVQNHQQINQQSGQVAEKQSAKPIGSGRYLV; encoded by the exons ATGATGACTGTTCCCATGGATTCTACTGCCGCCCCGCCCCCGCACGACCTCGCCAAGCGCCTCTTCAAGAAG AACGCTGAACTCAAAAGTCTTCTGGAGAAGTCGGCGCAGTCCAAGGTCCCCTCGGACCCCAACATATGGCTGCAGATGCGCGAGAACTTCGAGAAGATGATCCTGGCGGACCACGACTTCTGCGAGAAGCACGAGATCGAGTACATCCTGTGGCAGCTGCACTACAAGAGGATCGAGGAGTTCAGGCACCACATCAGCACCGCAGGATCAGCGGCGGCTCAGAACGGGAAGAGCAGTGCCAACGCGGAACGGATCAAGAGGATCAAGTCGGCATTCAGGGGCTTCCTTTCGGAGGCGTCTGGCTTCTACCATGACCTGATGTTCAAGATCAAGTCTACCTATGGCCTCCCTGTCGGTTACTTCTCCGAGTCTCCTGACAATGCTGCAAATAATGATAAGAAAGCGGATGATGTGAAGAAAGCCCTGGTATCATGCCACCGCTGCCTCATATATCTGGGTGATCTGGCCCGCTACAAGGGTATGTTTGGTGATGGCGATTCTGCAACTCGTGAATATGCCGCGGCTTCTAGTTACTACAAGGAGGCAGCGGCAATCTGCCCTTCCAGCGGCAATCCGCACCATCAG CTCGCAATATTAGCGTCTTACTCAAGCAACGAGGTAGTGGCTGTCTACAGATACTTTCGAAGCTTAGCTGTAGACACTCCCTTCTCTACAGCACGGGACAACCTGATTCTTGCTTTTGAGAAG AATCGCCAGAGCTATGCACAGCTGCCAAGCAACAACAAAGTTGCCACGGCTAGGACACTACCCCCACGATCAGCTGGGAGGGGCAGAGGACGCGGCGAAATAAGGTTTCAGCCCAAAGATGTCAATACTGAAGCAGCTTCAAAAGAGCGAGAGCAAAGTATGCCTGATACACTGAAGTCCTTCTTTGTGCGGTTTGTTAGACTGAATGGAATTCTTTTCACAAGGACTAG TTTGGAAACATTTGAGGAACTGTTTGATATGGTGCGCAATGATCTGAAAATTCTTCTCTCTTCTGGTCCCAGCGAAGAGCTTAATTTTGGTTCTGATGCTGCAGAGAATGCATTAGCTATGGTTCGACTCGTTGCAATCCTTATATTCACAGTGCACAATGTGAGAAAGGAACCGGATAGCCAATCGTATGCTGAAATTGTGCAACGCAGGGTACTGCTTCAAAATGCATTCACAGCTGCTTTTGAGTTTGTTGGACGTATTCTCAAAAGATGCTCAGAGCTTCGTGACATTGCATCAAGTTTCTATCTTCCAGCCATTGTGGTCTACATCGAATGGCTGGCATGCCATCCAGAGTTAGCTGCTGATTCAGAGATGGATGAGAAGCATGCAAATGCTCGTTCTTTCTTCTGGAATCAGTGTGTCTCACTTATGAATAAGCTCATCCTCACAAACCTTGCTTCCTTTGATTGTGATGATGACGAGGCATGCTTTTTCGATATGAGCgtgtatgaagaaggtgaaactgGCAATCGACTTGCATTGTGGGAAGATTTCGAATTAAGGGGGTTTTTGCCCTTGGTGCCTGCGCAGCTTATTTTGGACTTTTCAAACAAGCACACATTTGGAAATGATGGAAGCACCAAGGAGAAGAAAGCACGGGCTCAGCGGATACTTTCTGCAGGGAAGGCTCTACTAAGTTTCGTTCAGATTGATCAACTGAGAATATTTTTTGATCCATCTTCAAGAAAGTTTGTTTTGGCCAAGGAACCTCCTGTTTTTGAAGCTGCTATCTCTACTCGTAGATCTTCCAATGCACCTGCAGCGAATGCTGTTGAGCTGGAACATGAAACTGTTAGCAGATTCGATGCAGTGGCAGCTAATGTTGGAGCAATGCAGGCAGGAGTACAGTTGTGTTCTGAAGGAGAAGATGATGAAGAAATTGTTTTTAAGCCTACAGCTTCTGAGAAGTTCCCGAAAGTACTTACTGAACAACCCATTAATGGATACATCCAGCCTGTACAGATGTCTACTGCTGGTTGGCCAACCATTGCTATCCAGAGTACTGCATCTGTATCAGCTCCTGGTAACGGTAATGTTAGCGGACCACTTCCCATGTCTTCTGTTGGTTGGGCTCCCAATGGTGTTCAAGAGGTCATTCCTAGTAATGTTCCAATATCGTCTCCTTATGAATTTGTTCAGCCTGTTGGGATTCCTACATCCAGCTGGGCAAGTAATGGTGCACCACTTGGTCCTCTGAACACAATACCAGCTTTCTCAGGTGTCGTCTCTGATCCGCGTGTGTCTGCATCAATGATTCCACAAATGAATGGCCCAGATTATTTAAAATCGCTCTTTGAACAAGAAAAACTCTTAATGATGGGACTGAACAATGTTAATTTGGCTGGAAATGGATTTCTTGACCAGAGGTTTCAAGGTGGATTGAGTGGATTACAGTCGATGGGATATTCACCACATGTATCTGTTGAATCTGGTCGTAACAATGCAAGTTTGATGCATAATCAGGCGAAGGCCAATGAAGAGACTATCCCATCTACTTCTGATTCAATTGTACCGTCAGTAGCAGCATCTGGTGGGGTGACAATGAAGCTCACTGATGCACCTGAAACTGTATCGAAGAAGAATCCTGTTAGTCGTCCATCAAGGCCTGTTGGTCCTCCTCCAGGTTTTAACCATGTCACACCAAAGCGTCACGATGAGTTCGCGTCATTGGGGAAGCTGCAGCACCAACAGATTGATGATTACAGTTGGCTGGATGGCTACCAGCCATCAGTGGACTATGTTCACAACGCAAGAGCTATTTATCCTGATGTTTCCACTACTACCAGTGCATTCACCCCCCCTTTCCCTTTCCCGGGGAAACAGCAGGTCTCTGGGGTGCATGCCCAAACCGCCAATGAGAAAACATGGCAAGATTTCCATCTTTTTGACCCTGCGAAACAGAATATGGTCCAAAACCACCAGCAAATCAATCAGCAAAGTGGTCAAGTCGCTGAAAAGCAGTCAGCAAAACCTATCGGATCTGGTCGTTATCTTGTGTGA
- the LOC127300305 gene encoding flowering time control protein FCA isoform X2 produces the protein MHRGSDRSGDPSGPGGGGRSGGDSRFARGPSRWSGGGGSPAHRSSSRDGGGGGGGGGRFHPYRAPSEYAVGVSGTGGYRGGGGGGGDFGEADGGQRNRYGGGGGGGRGDYSDHDNKSGHVKLFVGSVPRTASEDDVRPLFENHGDVLEVAMIRDRKTGEQQGCCFVKYATSEEAERAIRALHNQWTIPGAMGPVQVRYADGEKERHGSIEHKLFVASLNKQATAKEIEEIFAPFGHVEDVYIMKDGMKQSRGCGFVKFSSKEPALAAMNSLSGTYIMRGCEQPLIVRFADPKRPRPGESRGGPAFGGPGVSPRSDAALVIRPTANLDEPRGRHMPRDAWRPSSPSSVASHQFNNYGSDNPMGIMGGTGTSAADNMFPGNGQTAVPTSSHMGINTSLQGHHLGGQQIPPLQKPPGPPHNFSLQLQNQQGQHSLVPGLFGQNVPSMQLPGQLPTSQPLTQQNASAGALQAPPAIQSNPMQSVPGQQQLPSNVAPQMMQQPIQQIPSQAPQLLLQQQAAMQSSYQSSQQAIFQLQQQLQLMQQQQQQQQQPNLNQQQPNLNQQQHTQISKQQGQPNQSSTPGAPAAMMPSNINAIPQQVNSPAVSLTCNWTEHTSPEGFKYYYNSITRESKWEKPEEYVLYEQQQQQQQQQKLILLQQHQQKLVAQQLQSPPQAQTIQSMQSIQQHPQSHQGHNQMQMKHQELNYNQLQATGNIDPNRIQQGIQAAQERSWKS, from the exons ATGCACCGCGGCAGCGACCGCTCCGGCGACCCCTCCGGCCCCGGGGGCGGCGGCCGTAGCGGCGGGGACAGCAGATTCGCGCGCGGACCCTCACGCTGGTCTGGCGGCGGGGGTAGCCCGGCCCACCGCTCCTCCTcccgcgacggcggcggaggcggaggaggaggcgggagGTTCCATCCGTACCGTGCGCCGTCTGAGTACGCCGTAGGCGTTAGTGGAACCGGAGGGTacagaggtggcggcggcggcggaggcgactTCGGTGAGGCCGATGGTGGGCAGAGGAACCgctacggcggcggcggaggcggcggccgtgGTGACTACTCAG ATCACGACAACAAAAGCGGCCATGTTAAACTTTTTGTTGGATCAGTTCCGAGAACAGCAAGTGAAGACGAT GTTCGACCTTTATTTGAGAATCATGGAGATGTTCTTGAAGTTGCTATGATCAGGGACAGGAAAACTGGTGAACAACAAG GCTGTTGCTTTGTTAAATATGCGACTTCTGAAGAGGCTGAGAGAGCCATAAGAGCTCTTCATAACCAGTGGACTATACCTGGG GCGATGGGCCCTGTTCAGGTTAGATATGCCGACGGTGAAAAGGAGCGTCATG GGTCCATTGAGCACAAATTATTTGTTGCATCACTGAATAAGCAGGCAACTGCAAAGGAGATTGAAGAG ATTTTTGCTCCTTTTGGTCACGTGGAAGATGTTTACATTATGAAAGATGGCATGAAGCAGAGCCGAG GTTGTGGCTTTGTCAAATTCTCATCAAAAGAACCTGCACTTGCGGCCATGAATTCTCTTAGTGGGACTTACATAATGAGG GGGTGTGAACAACCATTAATAGTTCGCTTTGCTGATCCTAAGCGGCCTAGACCTGGAGAATCAAG GGGTGGCCCTGCATTTGGAGGTCCCGGTGTCAGTCCTCGATCTGATGCAGCACTTGTTATCAG GCCGACTGCCAATCTTGATGAGCCTAGAGGTCGACATATGCCTCGTGACGCTTGGCGCCCTTCAAGCCCAAGCTCAGTGGCATCTCATCAGTTTAATAACTATGGGTCGGACAATCCTATGGGCATAATGGGTGGCACTGGTACATCAGCAGCAGATAAT atgtttcctgggAATGGTCAGACAGCTGTGCCGACGTCATCTCATATG GGCATAAACACTTCATTACAAGGGCATCATCTAGGGGGGCAGCAGATCCCGCCCTTGCAAAAGCCACCTGGACCACCACACAATTTCTCTTTACAATTGCAGAATCAGCAGGGGCAGCATTCCTTGGTGCCTGGTTTGTTTGGCCAGAATGTACCATCTATGCAATTACCTGGCCAGCTTCCCACATCACAGCCATTGACGCAGCAGAATGCTTCTGCAGGCGCTCTACAAGCGCCTCCAGCCATACAGTCCAATCCCATGCAATCAGTTCCTGGACAACAGCAACTTCCGTCCAATGTGGCACCACAAATGATGCAACAACCAATCCAGCAGATACCATCACAAGCACCACAGTTGCTACTCCAACAGCAGGCAGCTATGCAGTCCAGTTATCAATCTTCGCAGCAGGCGATTTTTCAGCTTCAGCAACAGCTGCAGCTAATgcaacagcagcagcaacagcagcagcaaccTAACCTCAATCAGCAGCAACCTAACCTCAATCAGCAGCAACATACACAGATTTCTAAGCAACAG GGACAGCCAAATCAATCCAGTACACCTGGTGCTCCAGCTGCCATGATGCCGTCAAACATTAATGCAATTCCACAGCAGGTCAATTCACCTGCAGTTTCTTTAACTTGCAATTGGACGGAACATACCTCCCCCGAAGGTTTTAAATACTACTACAATAGTATTACTCGAGAGAGTAAG TGGGAGAAGCCTGAAGAGTATGTACTGTACGAgcaacagcaacagcagcagcagcagcagaaaCTTATTTTACTTCAACAGCACCAACAAAAGCTTGTTGCGCAGCAACTTCAGTCACCTCCTCAGGCTCAAACAATTCAATCTATGCAATCTATCCAACAACATCCTCAGTCACATCAAGGACATAACCAGATGCAGATGAAACATCAG GAATTAAACTATAATCAGTTGCAGGCAACTGGCAATATTGATCCCAATAGGATCCAGCAG GGAATTCAAGCTGCTCAAGAGCGTTCATGGAAAAGTTGA
- the LOC127300305 gene encoding flowering time control protein FCA isoform X1 translates to MHRGSDRSGDPSGPGGGGRSGGDSRFARGPSRWSGGGGSPAHRSSSRDGGGGGGGGGRFHPYRAPSEYAVGVSGTGGYRGGGGGGGDFGEADGGQRNRYGGGGGGGRGDYSDHDNKSGHVKLFVGSVPRTASEDDVRPLFENHGDVLEVAMIRDRKTGEQQGCCFVKYATSEEAERAIRALHNQWTIPGAMGPVQVRYADGEKERHGSIEHKLFVASLNKQATAKEIEEIFAPFGHVEDVYIMKDGMKQSRGCGFVKFSSKEPALAAMNSLSGTYIMRGCEQPLIVRFADPKRPRPGESRGGPAFGGPGVSPRSDAALVIRPTANLDEPRGRHMPRDAWRPSSPSSVASHQFNNYGSDNPMGIMGGTGTSAADNGAFRPQMFPGNGQTAVPTSSHMGINTSLQGHHLGGQQIPPLQKPPGPPHNFSLQLQNQQGQHSLVPGLFGQNVPSMQLPGQLPTSQPLTQQNASAGALQAPPAIQSNPMQSVPGQQQLPSNVAPQMMQQPIQQIPSQAPQLLLQQQAAMQSSYQSSQQAIFQLQQQLQLMQQQQQQQQQPNLNQQQPNLNQQQHTQISKQQGQPNQSSTPGAPAAMMPSNINAIPQQVNSPAVSLTCNWTEHTSPEGFKYYYNSITRESKWEKPEEYVLYEQQQQQQQQQKLILLQQHQQKLVAQQLQSPPQAQTIQSMQSIQQHPQSHQGHNQMQMKHQELNYNQLQATGNIDPNRIQQGIQAAQERSWKS, encoded by the exons ATGCACCGCGGCAGCGACCGCTCCGGCGACCCCTCCGGCCCCGGGGGCGGCGGCCGTAGCGGCGGGGACAGCAGATTCGCGCGCGGACCCTCACGCTGGTCTGGCGGCGGGGGTAGCCCGGCCCACCGCTCCTCCTcccgcgacggcggcggaggcggaggaggaggcgggagGTTCCATCCGTACCGTGCGCCGTCTGAGTACGCCGTAGGCGTTAGTGGAACCGGAGGGTacagaggtggcggcggcggcggaggcgactTCGGTGAGGCCGATGGTGGGCAGAGGAACCgctacggcggcggcggaggcggcggccgtgGTGACTACTCAG ATCACGACAACAAAAGCGGCCATGTTAAACTTTTTGTTGGATCAGTTCCGAGAACAGCAAGTGAAGACGAT GTTCGACCTTTATTTGAGAATCATGGAGATGTTCTTGAAGTTGCTATGATCAGGGACAGGAAAACTGGTGAACAACAAG GCTGTTGCTTTGTTAAATATGCGACTTCTGAAGAGGCTGAGAGAGCCATAAGAGCTCTTCATAACCAGTGGACTATACCTGGG GCGATGGGCCCTGTTCAGGTTAGATATGCCGACGGTGAAAAGGAGCGTCATG GGTCCATTGAGCACAAATTATTTGTTGCATCACTGAATAAGCAGGCAACTGCAAAGGAGATTGAAGAG ATTTTTGCTCCTTTTGGTCACGTGGAAGATGTTTACATTATGAAAGATGGCATGAAGCAGAGCCGAG GTTGTGGCTTTGTCAAATTCTCATCAAAAGAACCTGCACTTGCGGCCATGAATTCTCTTAGTGGGACTTACATAATGAGG GGGTGTGAACAACCATTAATAGTTCGCTTTGCTGATCCTAAGCGGCCTAGACCTGGAGAATCAAG GGGTGGCCCTGCATTTGGAGGTCCCGGTGTCAGTCCTCGATCTGATGCAGCACTTGTTATCAG GCCGACTGCCAATCTTGATGAGCCTAGAGGTCGACATATGCCTCGTGACGCTTGGCGCCCTTCAAGCCCAAGCTCAGTGGCATCTCATCAGTTTAATAACTATGGGTCGGACAATCCTATGGGCATAATGGGTGGCACTGGTACATCAGCAGCAGATAAT GGTGCTTTtcggcctcagatgtttcctgggAATGGTCAGACAGCTGTGCCGACGTCATCTCATATG GGCATAAACACTTCATTACAAGGGCATCATCTAGGGGGGCAGCAGATCCCGCCCTTGCAAAAGCCACCTGGACCACCACACAATTTCTCTTTACAATTGCAGAATCAGCAGGGGCAGCATTCCTTGGTGCCTGGTTTGTTTGGCCAGAATGTACCATCTATGCAATTACCTGGCCAGCTTCCCACATCACAGCCATTGACGCAGCAGAATGCTTCTGCAGGCGCTCTACAAGCGCCTCCAGCCATACAGTCCAATCCCATGCAATCAGTTCCTGGACAACAGCAACTTCCGTCCAATGTGGCACCACAAATGATGCAACAACCAATCCAGCAGATACCATCACAAGCACCACAGTTGCTACTCCAACAGCAGGCAGCTATGCAGTCCAGTTATCAATCTTCGCAGCAGGCGATTTTTCAGCTTCAGCAACAGCTGCAGCTAATgcaacagcagcagcaacagcagcagcaaccTAACCTCAATCAGCAGCAACCTAACCTCAATCAGCAGCAACATACACAGATTTCTAAGCAACAG GGACAGCCAAATCAATCCAGTACACCTGGTGCTCCAGCTGCCATGATGCCGTCAAACATTAATGCAATTCCACAGCAGGTCAATTCACCTGCAGTTTCTTTAACTTGCAATTGGACGGAACATACCTCCCCCGAAGGTTTTAAATACTACTACAATAGTATTACTCGAGAGAGTAAG TGGGAGAAGCCTGAAGAGTATGTACTGTACGAgcaacagcaacagcagcagcagcagcagaaaCTTATTTTACTTCAACAGCACCAACAAAAGCTTGTTGCGCAGCAACTTCAGTCACCTCCTCAGGCTCAAACAATTCAATCTATGCAATCTATCCAACAACATCCTCAGTCACATCAAGGACATAACCAGATGCAGATGAAACATCAG GAATTAAACTATAATCAGTTGCAGGCAACTGGCAATATTGATCCCAATAGGATCCAGCAG GGAATTCAAGCTGCTCAAGAGCGTTCATGGAAAAGTTGA